Genomic DNA from Peribacillus simplex:
CACGCGCCACATCATAAATGGTTATATTATTCATTCATCCATTCCTCCATTTCTTTCATTTTCCCCATAAAAGCCCGAATTATTTCGGAAAAAAATCTTTTATGCGTTTTTCTCTATAAGGAAGATTATTTTAGGAACGATCTGCCTAACAAAAATGCAGTCCTACTCTCTTCTCAGTCAAATATTCAATACCCTATTCAAGTATAAAATTCACATAGATATCACTTTATGTATGACTCAATCTTCCGAACAGTTCTCATTCTTGTTATTTATCATACGATAGTAGAATCTTTCCTGCAATCCAATAGTGCTTATTTCGAAGGTTTTTCTGCAAAAACTAGTATTTTACCATTAAAAAAAGCCCTTGCCAAGTTGGTAAGGGCCGTAAGTAGATCATTTAAAGACTTTCTTGGCTTATACAGTTACCCAGTTCAAACGTTTAATTTCATCGTAGAATTCATCAAATTGTTTGAAGTCCATTTGCTGTGCAGAATCCGATAAAGCAACGGAAGGATCTGGATGCACTTCAGCCATAACTCCGTCAGCACCGATTGCAAGAGCCGCTTTAGCCGTAGGAAGCAGGAGGTCGCGACGTCCAGTTGAATGCGTTACATCAACCAAGACCGGTAAATGAGTTTCTTGTTTTAAAATCGGTACAGCAGAGATATCAAGCGTATTCCTTGTTGCTTTTTCGTAAGTGCGGATACCGCGTTCACAAAGGATGATGTTGCCATTGCCCTGCGACATGATGTATTCCGCTGCATGAATGAACTCTTCAATCGTTGCCGCCAGTCCACGCTTTAAAAGAACTGGTTTATTTACAGCACCTGCCGCTTTTAGCAAGTCGAAGTTTTGCATGTTGCGCGCCCCGATTTGGATGACATCGATATGATCGATCGCCGCTTCAATATCGTTGGCACTCACGATTTCACTGATGACAGCCAAGCCGTATTCATCAGCAACACGTTTAAGTATTTGTAAACCTTCCAAACCAAGCCCTTGGAAGTCATATGGAGATGTACGTGGCTTAAATGCACCGCCGCGCATCAATTTCAGGCCTTTAGCTTTAATGACTTCCGCCACCGCAGCTGTCTGTTCATAAGATTCAACGGCACATGGTCCGAAAACGAAGCTAGGGATCCCGTTACCTACCAATTCACCCTTAATGTCGATGATCGTGTCTTCAGCCTTTTGTTTTCTTGATACAAGAAGCGTTTTCTTCTGATCATCTTTTTGCAGCTCCAAGCCCAATTTAAAGATTTCTTTGAAAATATGTTTAATCGAACCAAGATCAAGCGGTCCTTGATTATTGGCTTCGATAAGATCCAGCATAGTTCTTTCACGGACCGGATCGTAACGGTTTACACCTTGTTTTTCTTTAACGCGACCAATTTCCTGTACAAGTTCAGCACGTTGATTAATAAGATGTAATAACTGAAGGTTCACATCATCCAGTTGATTACGAAGTCCATCAAGCTCTTTGTTGCTCATTACATATCCATCCCTTCGTTTTTTAAAATAGAAATCGGTTCAGCGGACTTAACCTAAAAAAATCCCATCCGGATCCTCGAACATCCGCCCCGATTGTATTATCAATGAAAAATTTAGAATATTTCATGTATGATTAAATCAATTATAAATGAAGTGCCCATAAATGTCACTATATTTTTCTTTAATAATTAAACGCTTTTAAGCATTAAAGTTATGAATGCATAAAATCAGGTGTCACACATGCAGGAAAAAGGATTTAGACTGAATATTTGAACAATCCGTTGTAGGAATTATATTGGAAATAGAACAAGAAAGCTATAATTTAATTGATATTTATCTCAAAGAGCATTGGATCATGATCAAATCGTCTGCCACTTGCCTGGAGCTACATGAAAAAAAGGACCTTTAAAGAAAAGGTTTCCCCTGGAGACCCTTTAAAATTCCCATGGCCACCAGATGGAATAATAAAAGGCCGGACCCCTTACAAAAGGGATCCGGCCTTCATCATTCATTCAGTAATGGCCTTGCTCAATGAATCATATGTAATCCGCCAATGAGATTCATTCCAGGCAGGTTTCCCACTTTTAAAAAGGATGGCCTGAGGTGATTGATGTTTGACATCAAACGTTTCTGCCACAAAATTAGATAGTGGACGAGCTTCCTGAACGGCTAAATAGGCCGTTTTAAGTTGATCGTTTTCCAAGATGTACCTCTCATATTGTTCAAATGCTTCAGCACTGACCGGGCATGTTACACTATGCTTGAAAAGCAGGAATGTATCCTCTTTTAGAAGCTCATTGAATTGTTCTTCTGTTTCGATTTTGCTCATGACCATAAAACATTCTCCTTTCCTTGTCCATATAAATTTTACCATCAAAAAGGCGATGAAGCCATCGAAGCACTTCACCGCCTTATTCTTCGTCCCTTTATGCCTCTTCATCCCCATTAAAGGAATCCAAGGAGTTTATTTCATTAGTTTATTCTCTGTTTCATCAAATGCCTTTTTCGCTTCATCAAGTTTTAATTTTGCCGCATTCTTGTTTCCGCTTGCAGGATCTGCAGGATTATTTTCCGAGCCATTGCCGTTAGCAAAGTTCGTTTCGACGGATACGATAGGAGAATCGGAAGTTCCGGTTACATCTATATCCTTATTGCTGGAATTCGTCGTATCATCAGCCGCGTCCCCGTTTTCTTTACCCGTTTTTAGGCTTTTCACTTTATTGACGATATTTGAAGATTTATTGGAAACGATTTCCGTGACGGAACTTGTTTTTTCTTTTGCAGTATCAGCAAGGACTGTCCCTTTTTCCATCGCCGTTTGTCTTAATCTTTCTGTTTTCTCTGAAATGTTTCTAGCTTGTTCATTGAAGTCATTCCTTAATTCCTTGCCTGTTTTCGGAGCCATGAACAAAGCTGTTGCCGCTCCGATCATGCCGCCGATCAAGGCGCCAATCATAAAGTCCTTAGAATTGATCGAGTCGCGTTCGTCCTCATAAGATTTCTGATAATCCTTTGCCGCAAATTCTTTTTGAGTCATAATACATTCCCCTTTCAATTTTCAGTTCATTTTTTATTTAACTAGATTTTAAGATCTAGAACGTAAAAACCTTTTTTTAGGCAGGTTATCCGTTTCAAGCGCTTCCCTTTCTAACTCCGCCCTTTCAGTCGGGGTCGGGGCAGCCTGTTTGCTTCTGGCCTTCCACTTGTCCCTGATCTCCATGGCTACATTGCTCCATTGTACAATTTGTGAGATTCGTTCTTGATTATTATCTATCTCAGCCTGCACTTTATGGGAAACCTTTTGGATGGAAGAATTAAAGCTAGAGATGGATGTGCCTACATCCTTCACGGCATCCACCACCGTATTCAGGTTTTCCGACTTTTGCTGCAAATCTTCAGCCAACGTATTCGTTTTATGTAATAACTGAGTAGTTTCGAGCGTTATGCCCTGCATTTGGCTCTCTAGTCCTGTCAGCGTCCGGGCCACACTGTCCAGGGTAGTTTGAAGTGATGTCAGTACTTTTGTTAGAAAAATAACAAGTACCAAAAAAGCTATCGCTGCAACAGCAGCACTTACGTATAAAATAATCTCCATTGGAACACCTCCGAAAAAAATCGACTTATTTAATAGCTGTTAGATATTAATTACCCCTTCCCTATTATTATAAACTTATTTATTTTTTCAATATACCCTATCAAACCCTAATCTGGAAATATTGTTGTCTGCATCCAGTTCCTCCGTGAAATTCATGGGTGACACTTATGGCAGGAAATCGGGTATGATAGAAAAGATAAGTCGAATTTAAACAATGGAGGTATTTTTTATGAAAGATCCCAGAATTGGTACATTGGCCAAAAACTTAATCAATTATTCCGTGAAGCTTCAAAAAGGTGAAAGAATCTTGATCGAAAACTTCGGATTGCAGCGTGAACTTGTTAACGCACTTGTGAATGAAGCCTATGCAGCAGGTGGTTACCCATTCGTCCTTTTAAAGGATCACCAAGTGGATCGTGCCTTGCTGATGGGTGCCAAAGAAGAACAGTACAAGTTGATGGGCGAGTTTGAAGCAAACGTAATGAAACAGATGGATGCTTATATCGGGCTTCGTGCCGGGGATAATATCAATGAACAATCCGATGTCCCTTCAGAGAAGATGGCGATCCATGGACAGACAGTCGGTAAAGTACATAGAAATATCCGCGTGCCAAAAACAAAATGGGTCGTACTTCGCTACCCGACAAATTCAATGGCCCAATTAGCTAAAATGAGCACAGAAGCATTCGAAGACTTTTATTTCGAAGTCTGCAACCTCGACTATGGCAAAATGAGCGCCGCAATGGACAATCTTGTTGAATTGATGGATAAAACGGATAAGGTCCGCTTAACTGGGCCCGGTACGGACCTAACCTTCTCCATCAAAGGCATTAAAGCCATCAAATGTGCGGGTGAGCTGAACATTCCTGACGGTGAAGTATATACGGCTCCGGTTAAAGATTCCATCAATGGAGTGATTTCGTATAATACTCCGTCCCCTTATCAGGGTTTTACTTTTGAAAACGTGAAGTTGACATTCAAGGATGGAAAAATCGTTGAAGCGGTTGCGAATGATACGGAACGCATCAACAAAATTTTTGATACTGATGAAGGCGCACGATATGTCGGTGAATTTGCAATTGGTGTAAATCCTTATATTCTACATCCGATGCAAGATATCCTCTTTGATGAAAAAATTGATGGAAGTTTTCATTTCACTCCCGGACAATGCTATGATGATGCCTTTAACGGAAACCATTCAGACATTCACTGGGACCTGGTCAATATCCAGCGGCCTGAATATGGCGGCGGGGAAATCCATTTTGATGACGTCTTGATACGTAAGGACGGACGCTTCGTGTTACCGGAACTGGAAAATTTAAATCCAGAAAATTTAAAATAACATAAAAACCAATAAAAAAACGACCGACCCGCTACTAACGGATGGTCGTTTTTTTTATTTTACCTGCAGTGAATGCTCATAGGCTGCCTGGAACTTTTGAATGTCCCCTGCACCCATGAATAACACGACACTGTTTTCATGATGTTGCAATTTTGATGTTGTATTCTCCGTAATCAGCTCTGCACCAGGAATCTTATCTTGAAGGTCTTCGATCGATAACTTCCCTTGATGTTCACGGGCAGATCCAAAAATTTCACATAAGTATACTTTGTCGGCCAAATTCAAGCTGTCGGCGAATTCATCCAGGAATGCCTGCGTTCTCGAGAAAGTATGTGGCTGGAATACCGCAACAACTTCACGCTCTGGATATTTCTGACGCGCCGAGTCGACAGTCGCAGAGATCTCGGTCGGATGGTGTGCATAATCATCAATGATGATCTGACTTCCGATTTCCTTTTCGGAGAACCGGCGTTTAACTCCGCCAAAAGTCCGCAATTGGGCTTTCACAGCTTCCGTATCCAAGTTTTCATATTTACAAAGTGCAATGACACCAAGTGCATTCAACACATTATGCTTTCCAAAAGTAGGAATAGTGAATGTATCATAGTAATTGTTCCTTACATGCACATCAAAAGTCGTGCCATCCGGAGTGACGGAAACATTTTTCGCTTGAAAATCATTTCCTTCTGCAAATCCGTAAAAAATAACCGGTACTTTCGCCTGAATATGTGGTAAATGCTCATCATCCCCGCACGCAATGATGCCTTTGTTGACTTGAAGGGCCATCGTTTGGAAAGCCTCGAACACGTCTTCGACATTGGCGTAATAATCAGGATGATCAAAATCGATATTCGTCATGATTGCATAATCCGGATAATAGGAAAGGAAATGACGGCGATATTCACATGCTTCGAATACGAAGTAATCAGAATTCGCGATCCCTTTACCCGTTCCATCCCCAATCAAGAAGGATGTCGGCTTAGCGCCCCCCATTACATGGGCAAGCAAGCCGGTCGTCGATGTTTTACCATGCGCTCCCGTAACGGCCACGCTGATGAAGTTTTTCATGAAATCACCCAGGAAGCGGTGATAACGGATGATCGGCAAATCAAGTTCTTTTGCCTTCACGATTTCCGGATGACTATCCGGAAACGCATTTCCTGCAATGATGGTCATTCCAGGTTGAATATTTTCCTCGTTGAAAGGAAGGATTTTAATCCCGGCTTTTTCTAATGCCAATTGTGTAAAAAATTCTTTTTCGTAATCGGAACCCTGCACTTCAATATTCATATCATGCAGTATTTGTGCAAGAGCACTCATACCCGATCCTTTAATTCCCACAAAATGGTAAGCAGTCATAAAGCGAACCTCCACCAATCGTCTACCTGTATGACAGTATATGACGTCATCTTTTATTTGTTTTTTCCATTACGAGACTTGTTAGTAACGCAATTTCTTAATAGGTTTTTCAAGCTCTTATTTTCAATCATTCATCAACAAAAAACTATTATATCACTTTTTTATTCATTCATCCATGTCAGGCAGATGCCAATTTATCAAATCATTGGTTTTTCCCGCAATTAAGGCGATAAAAAAGGGGTTTCACCCTTTCACATTATATTCAATTCCCTTTTATTAGGTTCTCTTAATTATCATGTAAAAATTCCAGTTCTTCTTCCGTAATCAATACATCCCTTGGCTTTGAGCCCCTGGATTCGGAAACGACTCCCCGTTGCTCCATCATTTCTATTAGACGCGCCGCACGGTTATAACCGACACGGAAACGCCTTTGGACACTCGATGCAGATGCAGCCTTCTGGCTCACGACAAATTCACAGGCCTCGAAAAACAGTTCATCCGCTTCTTCCGTGACCTCGGCCCTGTTCAGCAAGTCTTCCTGTTCAAACAGGTATTTCGGCTGCTGCTCCAGTTTAACATGGTTGACGACTTGATCGATTTCTTCATCACTCACAAAAGTCCCTTGCAGGCGCACCGTTTTCGATGAGCCGTTTTCAGCGAATAACATATCTCCTCTTCCCAGTAACTTTTCTGCACCGCCGCTATCGATGATTGTACGGGAGTCGACTTGTGAAGAAACCGAAAAAGCGATCCTTGTCGGGATATTTGCCTTGATCAATCCCGTTATGACATCGACTGATGGCCTTTGAGTGGCTACAATCAAATGGATGCCGCAGGCACGGGCCTTTTGCGCAATCCGGCAAATCGCTTCCTCTACATCAGCCGGGGACATCATCATCAGATCCGCAAGCTCATCGATGATCACCAGGATATAAGGCAGCTTGCTTGAATATTGACCGGCTTTTTCCGCCTGGTCATTAAAGCGGGTGATATCACGCACACCGGCATGTACAAACAATTCATAACGCCGTTCCATCTCCTCTACAGCCCATTTCAACGCAGCCGTAGCGGCTTTTACATCGGTTATGACCGGACTGACCAAATGCGGGATCCGGTTATATGGGGCGAGCTCGACCATTTTCGGATCGATCAACAGCAATTTCAACTCCTGCGGCGTCGCTTTATACAGCAAGCTGACCAGCATCGTGTTGATGCAGACACTTTTCCCCGATCCCGTTTGCCCGGCTATCAATCCATGCGGCATCTTTCTCAAATCCGTGATGATCGGCTGACCGGATATATCGAGTCCCAAAGCGACAGCAAGCGGTGATTCATGCTCTTGAAACTCAGTGCTTTCCAAAACCTCACGCAAAAATACCGGTTTGCTTTTCCTGTTTGGAATCTCGATGCCAATTGTATGTTTACCCGGAATGGGCGCTTCCATCCGCATATCCTGAGCGGCAAGGCTTAATTTGATGTCATCCATCAGGTTCGTCACTTTATTCACCTTCACTCCGGGCTCCGGATGCACCTCGAAACGAGTTACTGCCGGCCCTTGCGTGACATTGACGACCTTTGCACGGACATTGAAATTTTTCAAAGTCTCATCAAGTAATACAGTCTGTTCCTCGAGCCACTCATCGTCATGCACGGCATAAGTGGGAGGCGTCAGCAATTCGATATTCGGAAACACATAATATGGATTATCCTCCGCTTCGACTGAGCCAAAAACGGCCGGGGTATCGCCCTGGCCACTTTCTGCTGCCGCCTCTGTATAAACAACCGCTTCTTGATACCCATTTCCGGAGATGGGGGATTCCTGTTCCATGAGCGGCTTAATGACCGGGCTGGAACCAATATTGGATTCAACTGTATTTTCAGGCACGGCGGCGGTTTGCGAACCAGCCTTCGTGTCCAAAAAGGTTGATGTAATGACCGGAGTCCCCTCTTTCGGCATAACTCTGCCTTCCTCCTGTTCCCGTTCAGGAATGGCGGATGGTTTCGCTTGTCCTGCCTCCGTTTCAGCAGCAGCATCATTCATTGTTCGCTTATCAGGGGAAACTACTGCCCTTTCCGAATTAAGGGTTTTTTTTTCCGGCATCATTTTATTCATGAATACGTTTTTTTCCCGATCTTGCTTAAGCATCATCACATTGAATGGGATATGTTTTTTCGGACGTTTAGGCTGCACTTCAGGTATTGCCTCAGATGGATCACTTTCAGGCAGTGTCCCTTGACTAACGGATGGTTGATTTGATTGTGCAGGAACCGATATGGCTTCAGGCGGTGTGTCGACCGCCTGTTCCATGATGGATACAGCGACTTCGCGTCCAAAATCGACCTGGTCCTGTTCAATGGCCTCTTTTTCTGCCGCAGGCTCAATGGTGCCAGGCCGGCTTACCGCTTCTTCTGGCAGTGACTCAATGGAATTCCTGCGAAAGAAAGCGGGTATCTCCGAATCTTCCCTTTTTTCTTCCGCTTGTTCCGGTATAAGAACGGATGGTTCTACCGTCATTTCCTCATGTGACACTTCTTTTGAGACTTCAGGGATCGATACCGGAATCTCGATATCGGGTCCTTCTTTTTTAAAGCTGGGCATTTTGCTTTCTAATTCATATTCGACAATTTCTTCAGAAGGGACTATTTTTTTTTCCGGACGACGGAACCCATAAATGGGTGAAGGGGTTTCCGTTGGGCGGAATGGAGTATTTTTACTTTCTAATTCATATTCGACAATTTCTTCAGAAGGGACTATTTTTTTTCCCGGACGACGGAACCCATAAATGGGTGAAGGGATTTCCGTTGGGCGGAATGGAGTATTTGACGGGACTATTTTTGAGGTTTCCTCCCGGTCGAAGTTTCTCCGTTTTGATTCCGTATCCCTTACAGGCCTTCTCGTTGTTTCTTCGGTCACATTCTTCCCCTGTTTGGGTTCGTTGTCTTCCCTGTTTCTTTCCCTAGGCTTTCTTTTATTCTGCTCCCGGTCTGGAATGAGCGGAAACTTGAACTGTCCTTTTGGATATTGAAACAGGATTTTCGTGTCCGGGTCCGGGGTCTGGGACATTTTTTCCACTTTTTGATTGTAAATCTTTATTTCTTCTTCCTTTGACTTCGAAAGCTTCGAAAAATCCATTTTCCTTAATGTCTCTTCATCAAGCGGCTCATCTATAATAATTTCTTCGATTTCAATAATTTCCTCTGCTTGGAACCATTTTTTCATCTTATTTAGCCATTTCAAAACTATCACTCTTTCTACATCTGTAGTTATGTAACTAATTCTACCAGTTATTTTAAAAATATCGAGAAAATTTAAGCTGAATTAGGATTAGTATCTATTTTTTTATCGCTTTCTTACTAACTTAACGTATTTCGCGGAACTCCTACCCTATTAAACCCCTTCTGGAATGAGTCTAAACCTATCCATAACGAAATAACATTAGCCCCTAGTCTACTATTTAAATAAAACACCGCTGTTAAATCGCGTTTACAAAGAGATTAAGTTTTCATGCAGCCTTGGAAGCAGAATGGCCAATTCATTGCAACATCCTTCAGTGAAACCTCCGGCGGCATCCAATCACCTGCCGCAACCCATAAAACACCGTTCGTTAATACCGAACGGTGTTTTGTGGGTTTCTGCGTTTTTTTTGCAAACAAGGACCAAAGGTACTAGTTCCATTCATAAAAACTGCATACGACCTGCGCCACTGATTTGGAAGCGATCAAAAGGGCATCTTCATCAATGTCGAATTTAGGATGGTGATTGAAATATGCCTTCTCCACCCCTTTCGGTTTACAGCCAATGTAAAAGAAGCAGCCAGGAATCTTTTCTGCATAATACGAAAAATCCTCCGAACCAGAGAAAACCGGAAATTCCACGACCTTCTTAATCTCATTGTCATCCATGCTTTCCAGGCTATTTTTCACGAATCCAGTCAGTTCAGGGTCATTATATAACGGAGGATAATCAGGGACATATGTAAGTTCGCACTGAACATCAAATTCCGTTTCTATCCCTTTAACGATCCGGTGGATTTCCTTATCGATCAGCTGTTGGGTCTCTGCCGTCATATAACGGACATCCCCTTCAATTACTATACGGTCTTTAATGACATTAAAGCTCCCTTTTCCATCGAAGGAACCGATTGTGACTACACCCATATCAAAAGGGTTCAAGCGACGGCTGATTACGGTTTGCACGGCTGTCACGAAATGGGCGCCTGACACGATGGTATCATTAGCCATATGCGGGGAGGAACCATGGCCGCCTACACCCTTTATGGCCAATTTGAAATAGGTCCGGCCTGCCATCGAAAAGCCGCCGCGATACCCGACAACCCCTGCTGGATGAGACGGAAATAAATGGATTCCAAAAACAGCATCCAGTTCATCCAAAAACCCTGATTCCATGATGCTTTTGGCTCCACCTGGGGGTGTTTCTTCTGCATGTTGATGAATTATTTTGATCGTACCTGAGAGGGAATCTTTCAGCTCAATGATGCAGTCCGCCAGTACCAATAAATAAGCGGTATGCCCATCGTGTCCGCAGGCATGCATGACACCTTCATTTTTTGAACGGAACGGAACCTCCGCCTCTTCCGTAATCGGCAGTGCATCGAAATCGGCACGGAGACCTATCGTTTTCCCTGGTTTTCCGCCTTCGATCGTCACGATGATCCCCAATCCATTTCCTACATTCGTTTGGATCGATACATCTTTCCCCTTATAAAAATCAATGATATATTTTGCCGTTTTCTCTTCTTTGAAGGATAGCTCCGGATTCTCGTGTAAATGACGGCGGATTTGAACCATTTCCCCTTTACGGGCTTCCAGCATGTTCATTAATTTGCTTTTCACATTCACGATTAATCTCCCCCATTATTTCAAGTTGATTAGCATATTAGTAAGTTCCATGTTCGCTGCAAACCTTCTGTATGCAAAAAGCCGAATAAAAAAGGACAGGGAAGGGTTGCGTAAACTCACCGCCCCCTTCTCTGTCCTTTTACCTGAGAGTTTAACTCCATTTTGGCCATGGAGATTCCCCCCGTTGGCGGCACACTTCCTGCGCGCTCTCCAGAGTTGCGTCCAGCTGCGGTTCCATTTACCTGAGAGATTTGCTCCAAGGGATATTTTTGGAACTTGCTCCTTCGGTGGCTCAATGCTTTGCACTCTCCCACAACGTTCATCCGCTCGTTCTATTGTTTTATTCCATATTTTCAAAATATTACAATTATATTATCGCCGATTAAAAAATAAATATCAACTCCAAGAGTCATGAACTCTATTAAACTTTAAAAGGACCGCTGCCAGATGCTGACACGGTCCTTTTGTGATTCAATATATCATTGTTCACGCTTTTTGTTTTTACCCATAATGAAGATGGGCTCCAACTCATTTTCTTCATAAAGAAATGATAGAGCCGTTATCGGAACATGACCGCTGGCAAAGAAGCTCATCGCCATTTGCGCAAGAATATCATAGCCCGTATCATTCTTCACATCAGCAATGATGATGACGTCCTGATGGGGAATGGCCACAGCCATGGTTCCCTCGATCTTGTCCTTCATTTCCCGAAGCCATGATTCATTCAGGATCCTGCTGGCATCATATCCATCATTCGTGTTCAAAAAATAAAATGCATTACCTGCAACGATATCCGACTTCATTTCAGTGGAGAGGGAACGGGCATTAAAAAGGGCAATTTCACGGATCCTGTCACCCTGCCAATTTTCCCTTTGAATCATCTTTTCATCTATAAGACGGTAGGTTTTCCCTAGATCAAGGGCATAAAAAATCCGGGTTTCAGCCGTATGCTCATCGAACAAAAATGGATTTCCTTCTTCCGATTCCATTGGAAAGGAGGTCGAGCGGATGACTGGGAAAATGAATTTCTCCTTGCCTTCCATGCTGTGTTCTCCCCCCATCACATTCAGGGCCTCTTCCACGTAATAGATAATTTCATCGATGGCCTTTTCCTGTACGTTTTCATAGTTAGCAAGTACAGGAGGCAATTCGATGGTGATCCCCTTCCCGGTCTTCACATTTTCCACCCGTAACGTATCTTGCTTGCTATCGAATTTGAATGCGCGATTTTCATCTTTTAAACGTTCCTTCAGGATATTTTTCAGCTTCGTGCTGTCCATTTTCATGACTGACCCTCCTCTTCATTGAAAAATCCCCAGCGAGAAGGGGAAATTGATTATAGTGATTGTATGAATTCCTCAATTTGTTCTTGCGTTTTGCGATCCTTGCTCACGAATCTGCCTAGCTCTTTACCATTATCATACGCGATGAAACTTGGTATACCGAATACATCATTAGCCGCACACACATCGATGAATTCATCACGGTCCACATGAATGAATGTAAAGTCAGGAAATTTCGTTTCAATCTCCGGCATTATCGGTTCGATTACACGGCAATCCCCACACCATGCCGCTGAAAAAAGAAAAATATGTTTGCCTTCATTTTTTAATGCATCATATTGCTCGACGGTTTGTAAATTTTCCATTTGAATATTCCTCCTGCTCTAAATGACACCTTAGTTTTTATAATCCCATCATACCAGACTCTCCAGAAATCAACCATTAATACGGATTGGTTGAAAGGCAGGGGTCAGCTTATTTCTGGGGCACGGATGAAACGATTTCCATCATTTGTTTCGCATCGGCTTTTAATTGGTCTTTATCCGTTTCGGTTGTCAGCTTCACCCCGCCGATCCCCACTGCGAGCTCATACTTTTCTTTCGGTATCTCTTTGATCGAAATAAAGCCGAATTTATCATCAGTTTGAAAAGAATGCAGCATTATATTTTGATCATCTTGTTCCTTTATCGCCAAATATAGCACGGAGCTGTCTTCTTTTTCATTTGGATTGACAAATAATATATAAATCTTATCACCTTTTTGTAAAATCAAATTATTATCATGTTCTTCCACTACTTTATAATCCTTTGGCAGATAGACCTGAATTAGCCCTGCCTCTTGATTTGGCTGTTTTTCATCGTCACGAAAAGCCACTTCAGCAGCCTTCATTGCC
This window encodes:
- a CDS encoding bifunctional 3-deoxy-7-phosphoheptulonate synthase/chorismate mutase, translating into MSNKELDGLRNQLDDVNLQLLHLINQRAELVQEIGRVKEKQGVNRYDPVRERTMLDLIEANNQGPLDLGSIKHIFKEIFKLGLELQKDDQKKTLLVSRKQKAEDTIIDIKGELVGNGIPSFVFGPCAVESYEQTAAVAEVIKAKGLKLMRGGAFKPRTSPYDFQGLGLEGLQILKRVADEYGLAVISEIVSANDIEAAIDHIDVIQIGARNMQNFDLLKAAGAVNKPVLLKRGLAATIEEFIHAAEYIMSQGNGNIILCERGIRTYEKATRNTLDISAVPILKQETHLPVLVDVTHSTGRRDLLLPTAKAALAIGADGVMAEVHPDPSVALSDSAQQMDFKQFDEFYDEIKRLNWVTV
- a CDS encoding DUF948 domain-containing protein — its product is MEIILYVSAAVAAIAFLVLVIFLTKVLTSLQTTLDSVARTLTGLESQMQGITLETTQLLHKTNTLAEDLQQKSENLNTVVDAVKDVGTSISSFNSSIQKVSHKVQAEIDNNQERISQIVQWSNVAMEIRDKWKARSKQAAPTPTERAELEREALETDNLPKKRFLRSRS
- a CDS encoding YtxH domain-containing protein — translated: MTQKEFAAKDYQKSYEDERDSINSKDFMIGALIGGMIGAATALFMAPKTGKELRNDFNEQARNISEKTERLRQTAMEKGTVLADTAKEKTSSVTEIVSNKSSNIVNKVKSLKTGKENGDAADDTTNSSNKDIDVTGTSDSPIVSVETNFANGNGSENNPADPASGNKNAAKLKLDEAKKAFDETENKLMK
- a CDS encoding aminopeptidase is translated as MKDPRIGTLAKNLINYSVKLQKGERILIENFGLQRELVNALVNEAYAAGGYPFVLLKDHQVDRALLMGAKEEQYKLMGEFEANVMKQMDAYIGLRAGDNINEQSDVPSEKMAIHGQTVGKVHRNIRVPKTKWVVLRYPTNSMAQLAKMSTEAFEDFYFEVCNLDYGKMSAAMDNLVELMDKTDKVRLTGPGTDLTFSIKGIKAIKCAGELNIPDGEVYTAPVKDSINGVISYNTPSPYQGFTFENVKLTFKDGKIVEAVANDTERINKIFDTDEGARYVGEFAIGVNPYILHPMQDILFDEKIDGSFHFTPGQCYDDAFNGNHSDIHWDLVNIQRPEYGGGEIHFDDVLIRKDGRFVLPELENLNPENLK
- the ytxJ gene encoding bacillithiol system redox-active protein YtxJ; protein product: MVMSKIETEEQFNELLKEDTFLLFKHSVTCPVSAEAFEQYERYILENDQLKTAYLAVQEARPLSNFVAETFDVKHQSPQAILFKSGKPAWNESHWRITYDSLSKAITE
- the murC gene encoding UDP-N-acetylmuramate--L-alanine ligase produces the protein MTAYHFVGIKGSGMSALAQILHDMNIEVQGSDYEKEFFTQLALEKAGIKILPFNEENIQPGMTIIAGNAFPDSHPEIVKAKELDLPIIRYHRFLGDFMKNFISVAVTGAHGKTSTTGLLAHVMGGAKPTSFLIGDGTGKGIANSDYFVFEACEYRRHFLSYYPDYAIMTNIDFDHPDYYANVEDVFEAFQTMALQVNKGIIACGDDEHLPHIQAKVPVIFYGFAEGNDFQAKNVSVTPDGTTFDVHVRNNYYDTFTIPTFGKHNVLNALGVIALCKYENLDTEAVKAQLRTFGGVKRRFSEKEIGSQIIIDDYAHHPTEISATVDSARQKYPEREVVAVFQPHTFSRTQAFLDEFADSLNLADKVYLCEIFGSAREHQGKLSIEDLQDKIPGAELITENTTSKLQHHENSVVLFMGAGDIQKFQAAYEHSLQVK